The segment CCTGTACCGGACGCGGTATCCGTACCCTGCGCCAGGGACCATGAACTCGATCAGCCAGAAGGTGATGCGCGCCTGGGCCGGGCTGGGGTCCGGCTTCCTGCCGTTCGCCGATGCGGCCACGCCGGATGTGCCGCTGTCGCGCCTGCTGCGCCTTTCCCTGTTCCAGGTCTCGGTCGGCATGGCACTGGTCCTGGTCGTCGGGACGCTCAACCGGGTGATGATCGTCGAACTCGGCGTCGCGGCTTCGGTCGTGGCGGTGATGATCTCGCTGCCGGTGCTCTATGCGCCGTTCCGCACGCTGGTGGGCTTCCGCTCGGATACCCATCGGTCAGCACTGGGCTGGAAGCGCGTGCCGTTCATGTGGATGGGCACGATGATGCAGTTCGGCGGACTGGCCATCATGCCGTTCGCACTGCTCGTGCTGGCAGGCGGTGGCAATGCCGCAGCCTGGCCTTCGTGGATCGGCCCGCTGTGTGCCGGGCTGGCCTTCCTGCTGGTCGGCGCCGGTCTGCACACCATACAGACGGCCGGACTCGCACTGGCGACCGACCTGGTGCCTGCCGAGTCGCAGCCCAACGTCGTCGGCCTGATGTACGTGATGCTGCTGCTGGGCACCGTGATCAGTGCGGTCATCTTCGGCGTGCTGCTGGAAGAGTTCAGCCCGGGCCGGCTGATCCAGGTGATCCAGGGCTCGGCCGTCGCCACGCTCGTTCTCAACACGGTCGCCCTGTGGAAGCAGGAGACGCGACGGCCGCCGCGCAACACGGGGGCAGCCGCGCCCCCGGCTACCCCGAGCTTCCAGGCTGCGTGGCGCCGTTTCATCGCTGGCGACCATGCGATCCGCCGACTGGCCGCCATCGCGCTGGGTACCATGGCCTTCACGATGCAGGACGTGCTGCTCGAACCCTATGGTGGCCAGGTGCTCGGCATGACCGTCGCACAGACGACGCTGCTCACCGCAACGCTCGCCGGCGGCGGCCTGATCGGGTTCGCCTTCGCCTCGCGTACGCTCAGCCGTGGCTCGGACCCGTTCCGGATGTCGGTCGCGGCCGCGCTGATCGGCATCCCGGCCCTCGGATTGGTGATCGCGGCCGGTCCGCTGCACTCCCTGGCCGCGTTCGTCTCGGGTGTGTTCCTGCTCGGCTTCGGCAGCGGCGTTTTCGGCCACGGCACGCTGACTGCCAGCATGAACCTCGCGCCCCGCGACCAGATCGGCCTCGCGCTCGGTGCCTGGGGTGCCGCACAGGCCACCGCAGCCGGCGTCGCCGTCGCGCTTGGCGGTATCATCCGCGATCTCGTTGCCGCCCTGGCGGCGCGGGAGGTGTTCGGGGCCGGCCTGGCCGCCCCGAGCACGGGCTACATGGCGGTCTACTGCATCGAGATCGCACTTCTCATTGCCACGGTGGTCGTGATGTTCCCACTCATCGGCGGCAAGCGCAGGGTGTCCTTCGCGGGATCGTGATCAGTCAATCAACGTGGATGAGGAGATTCGAGTGGAAATCGGGCAACTGCTGTTGTTGGCATGGGTAGTCGTCTGCGCGATGTGGCTTCTGAACATGTTCAGCGCGCACAACCGCCGGAAGCAATGACTGTGTCGGCCTGGCCGAAACTGGCCGGGCCGGCCCACCGGCTCTACTGACTCTACTGGCGGTCTTTGCGTTCAGGGAAGACGAGCTCGATGATGAAGTCCAGCGTCAGCGCGCAGAAGACCGCGCCGCTGATCGCTCCGACAACCCCCATCAGCGGTCCGCTGATCTGGTTGCCGAAGTCGAAGCCGTACTTCAGCCCGACCGCGATGGCGATCGCCGACAGACCGTAACCCAGGTTGCGGCGGAACTTGCTGCGCGCGTTCGACGTTTCCATTTCTGCTCGCTGCACGGAACACACCGCTTTATACAACAATCGCCAGCCTGCGGTGCCCGGTGGCCATGGCTGGCATCGTCATGCCCGCAGTGGCTCGCCGACTGCGTTCCAGTACGGCAGTGCGACCAGCACCACCACCAGGAAGGCGACCAGCGTCATGTACACGCCGAAGCGGAAGATTTCCGGCGCCGTCAGGTAGCCGCGCTCGTAGACGGCCAGCGATGACGCACTCTGTGCCGGGTAGTAGAGCACCGCATCGCCGGCGATCATCACCGCGAGTCCGCAGACCACGGGATTGACGCCGGTCGCAGTCCCGATCGACATCGCGATCGGGATGGTCGTCGCCAGGAAGCCGGTGATGTTCGGGATCAGCACGCGCACCGGTACCGACGCGGCCATCAGGATCACGATCACCAGTACCGGTTGCCCGGAGAACTGCGGTACCGCCCCTGCAATCAGCCCTGCGATCCAGCCGCTGGCACCGCTGTCGATCAGCGCACGGGCGAGCGACAGCGAAGAGGCGATCACGAAGAAGTTGCCCCAGCCGATCCGGCGCTCGAAGTCGCCCCAGCTCAGCACGCCGATGCGGGGCGACAGCAGCAGGATCCAGGCAATGAGCGCTGGTGCCACCGGATGCAGGTGATGCAGCGAATCGGTGAGCCATAGCAGCGATGCGCCTGCGGTGATCGCCAGCGTGCGCCGTTCCAGGCCAGTCAGCGGTTTCCGCTCGGCGGCGGGTGCCTGTTTCAGCGTCATGCCGAACCCGCCCCGGTACTGCAGCCAGATCAGGAGCGACCCGATCGCCAGCAGTGCGAGGTAGGGCACACTCATCAGCAGCAGCCATCGGCTCCAGTCGATGCCGCCGATCAGCGCGGCGGCGACGATCGGCGAGATGCCGCCGGTGAGGATGATGGTCGAGGCCAGCCGGTTGATCGAGTTCAGCGCCATCATGATCGCGCGCGACAGCGGGTGGCGCTTCGGGACCTCCCCGAGCTGCAGCGCTTCTTCGTACACAT is part of the Rhodocyclaceae bacterium genome and harbors:
- a CDS encoding PucC family protein; this translates as MNSISQKVMRAWAGLGSGFLPFADAATPDVPLSRLLRLSLFQVSVGMALVLVVGTLNRVMIVELGVAASVVAVMISLPVLYAPFRTLVGFRSDTHRSALGWKRVPFMWMGTMMQFGGLAIMPFALLVLAGGGNAAAWPSWIGPLCAGLAFLLVGAGLHTIQTAGLALATDLVPAESQPNVVGLMYVMLLLGTVISAVIFGVLLEEFSPGRLIQVIQGSAVATLVLNTVALWKQETRRPPRNTGAAAPPATPSFQAAWRRFIAGDHAIRRLAAIALGTMAFTMQDVLLEPYGGQVLGMTVAQTTLLTATLAGGGLIGFAFASRTLSRGSDPFRMSVAAALIGIPALGLVIAAGPLHSLAAFVSGVFLLGFGSGVFGHGTLTASMNLAPRDQIGLALGAWGAAQATAAGVAVALGGIIRDLVAALAAREVFGAGLAAPSTGYMAVYCIEIALLIATVVVMFPLIGGKRRVSFAGS
- a CDS encoding anion permease, with translation MSHAPATASPLPVQPDTPASPRAVAIAAAAAAVSMAMVFAPAPEGLPEAGKRVIAVAVLVIALWCTEVVPAALTSLILVVALVLTGAVPGFAQALVGFADPVAYFLIGVLTIGLAVSHSGLAERVAHFFLHRSRGSAHSLFIQLLLAFPLMTLLLPSATTRTSILVHVYEEALQLGEVPKRHPLSRAIMMALNSINRLASTIILTGGISPIVAAALIGGIDWSRWLLLMSVPYLALLAIGSLLIWLQYRGGFGMTLKQAPAAERKPLTGLERRTLAITAGASLLWLTDSLHHLHPVAPALIAWILLLSPRIGVLSWGDFERRIGWGNFFVIASSLSLARALIDSGASGWIAGLIAGAVPQFSGQPVLVIVILMAASVPVRVLIPNITGFLATTIPIAMSIGTATGVNPVVCGLAVMIAGDAVLYYPAQSASSLAVYERGYLTAPEIFRFGVYMTLVAFLVVVLVALPYWNAVGEPLRA